From the Penicillium oxalicum strain HP7-1 chromosome V, whole genome shotgun sequence genome, one window contains:
- a CDS encoding N,O-diacetylmuramidase: MKGSVVSFLAAVAGVAEASVQGFDISGYQGTVNFAGAYSSGARFVIIKVSQVKMGGLQAGQIDGATEGTTYTDSSFSSHYTGATSAGLIRGGYHFARPDTSSGATQAKFFLAHGGGWSGDGITLPGMLDIEYNPYGSTCYGLSASSMVAWVKDFGETYKSATGRYPMIYTTADWWNTCTGGSSAFSQDYPLVLARYSSSVGTIPGGWPYQSFWQNSDSYAYGGDSDIWNGSEAALQTFARG; this comes from the exons ATGAAAGGCTCCGTCGTCTCTTTCCTCGCTGCCGTCGCGGGTGTTGCTGAGGCCAGTGTGCAAGGCTTTGACATCTCGGGATATCAAGGCACGGTCAACTTTGCTGGTGCTTACTCTTCGGGGGCCCGgttcgtcatcatcaaggtCAGTCAAGTGAAGATGGGCGGGCTCCAAGCAGGACAAATCGATGGG GCCACCGAGGGCACCACCTACACCGACAGCAGCTTCTCCAGTCACTACACGGGCGCGACCTCAGCTGGTCTCATTCGCGGTGGTTATCACTTCGCCCGCCCTGATACCAGCTCCGGGGCCACCCAGGCCAAGTTCTTCCTGGCTCACGGGGGAGGCTGGTCCGGCGACGGCATTACCCTGCCAGGCATGCTAGATATCGAGTACAATCCCTACGGGTCTACCTGCTACGGCCTCAGCGCATCGTCCATGGTCGCATGGGTGAAGGACTTTGGTGAGACCTACAAGAGTGCAACTGGTCGCTACCCAATGATCTACACCACGGCCGACTGGTGGAACACTTGCACCGGGGGTAGTTCAGCCTTCAGCCAAGACTATCCGCTGGTGTTGGCCCGCTACTCAAGCTCCGTCGGTACCATCCCCGGTGGCTGGCCATATCAAAGCTTCTGGCAAAACTCGGACTCGTATGCGTATGGCGGCGACTCGGACATCTGGAATGGAAGCGAGGCTGCTCTCCAGACGTTTGCCCGGGGCTAG
- a CDS encoding Glutathione transporter 1, with product MQWAAEDVQRDASQQETGRGSRILASSLEDKPVGLASPIQGPRLNKDLECEDEIAVLRDHDAERVLSYDADDSPFPEVRAVVRPEDDASVPVNTIRMWVIGLFFTIVGSGLNQFFSLRQPSVSINSLVAQLLAFPVGCAWARWMPVGILNPDRHFNVKEHALITIMANVSFGSAAATQVIEAAVKFYDMPSDGGFEILLCVTTQLFGFGLAGLAARWLVTPASMIWPRVLSNAALLTTLHSQENVLADGWRITRLRFFLVVFVGGALWYFAPGYLFTGLSTFSFICWIVPSSVVVNQLFGQVTGLGMSVLTFDWAQIVYANQSPLLVPFWAGLNVMGSFALFYWLICPILYYTNTWYSAHLPILNSNTFDNTGHAYNTSRIMDADGSVNQKAYEAYSPLFLPVGYAMTFGVAFANLTGIFVHIGLYHGRDLWQQWKGTNKRDVHARIMSSYHGVPWWWFGAVTLVMFVLSVVTNEVWRTELPIWAVFVGFVLPTIYFIPVGVIKALTNISSNQLNLLSEFIGGYAIRGKPMANMIFKFYGYVAIQQGLEFVADMKLSHYMHISPRTVFAAQGIAALLGAIVQCGVTVFMITTFDEVCTPDADGNFTCPHGRVTYSSSLIWGAIGPGRLFSPGQIYGKLLWFFLVGPALVIATYLLGRRWTRVNYVSWPVALGAMSLVPPATGVNFSSWWATNVIFNGLIRHHYVLSAALDCGVAVSTVVIFFCITLPAGPLKWWGNVVYTLTADGQGTPYKNLPGRGYFGPERGTWS from the exons ATGCAGTGGGCTGCAGAGGACGTTCAAAGGGATGCGTCGCAGCAGGAGACCGGTCGCGGATCTCGGATCCTTGCATCGTCCCTCGAAGACAAACCAGTGGGTTTGGCCTCTCCTATACAG GGCCCACGCCTGAACAAGGATCTAGAGTGCGAGGACGAGATCGCTGTCTTGCGCGACCACGACGCCGAGCGCGTCCTATCCTACGACGCCGATGACTCGCCTTTCCCGGAGGTCCGAGCGGTCGTTCGGCCCGAAGATGATGCTTCTGTGCCAGTGAACACAATTCGGATGTGGGTCATTGGATTGTTCTTTACGATA GTTGGCTCCGGATTGAATCAATTCTTCAGTCTCCGCCAGCCAAGTGTGTCGATTAACTCATTGGTTGCCCAGTTGCTCGCCTTTCCAGTGGGTTGCGCATGGGCCCGATGGATGCCCGTCGGTATTCTGAATCCTGATCGACACTTTAATGTGAAAGAGCATGCCCTCATCACTATCATGGCCAATGTGTCCTTTGGTTCTGCGGCTGCGACGCAGGTCATCGAGGCGGCGGTCAAGTTTTATGACATGCCCTCCGATGGTGGATTTGAAATCCTTCTCTGTGTGACGACCCAGCTATTCGGGTTTGGACTGGCGGGACTGGCTGCCCGTTGGCTGGTCACACCGGCCTCGATGATCTGGCCTCGAGTGCTCTCCAATGCGGCCTTACTCACCACGTTGCACTCGCAGGAAAATGTCCTGGCGGACGGCTGGCGCATCACCCGCCTTCGCTTTTTTCTAGTCGTATTCGTGGGCGGTGCCTTGTGGTACTTCGCGCCGGGATACCTGTTCACCGGTCTCAGCACGTTTAGCTTCATCTGCTGGATCGTTCCATCCAGCGTGGTGGTCAATCAGTTGTTCGGTCAGGTCACCGGTCTGGGTATGTCCGTCCTGACCTTCGACTGGGCGCAGATAGTCTACGCCAATCAGAGCCCGCTGCTGGTGCCATTCTGGGCAGGGTTAAATGTCATGGGCTCCTTTGCTCTCTTCTACTGGCTGATTTGTCCCATTTTGTACTACACCAACACATGGTATTCGGCTCATTTGCCCATTCTCAACTCCAATACCTTTGACAATACGGGCCATGCGTACAACACATCCCGAATCATGGATGCGGACGGCTCGGTCAATCAAAAAGCTTACGAGGCCTACTCGCCGTTGTTCTTGCCCGTTGGGTACGCCATGACCTTTGGGGTTGCATTTGCGAATCTCACAGGGATTTTCGTTCACATTGGACTCTACCACGGTCGGGATCTCTGGCAGCAATGGAAGGGCACGAATAAACGTGACGTTCACGCCCGCATCATGTCATCCTATCATGGGGTCCCCTGGTGGTGGTTCGGCGCCGTCACCCTGGTGATGTTTGTGCTGAGTGTGGTAACGAATGAAGTGTGGCGCACGGAACTTCCCATCTGGGCTGTGTTTGTGGGATTTGTTTTGCCCACCATTTATTTCATTCCAGTGGGAGTCATCAAGGCATTGACCAATATCAGTAGCAATCAGCTCAATTTGCTCTCGGAGTTCATCGGAGGATATGCGATTCGTGGCAAGCCAATGGCCAATATGATCTTCAAGTTTTACGGCTACGTTGCCATTCAACAAGGGCTGGA GTTTGTGGCTGACATGAAGCTCTCGCATTACATGCATATTTCCCCCCGCACTGTCTTCGCTGCCCAAGGCATTGCGGCTCTCCTGGGGGCCATCGTCCAGTGCGGTGTGACTGTATTCATGATAACAACCTTTGACGAGGTTTGCACTCCTGATGCAGACGGGAACTTTACTTGTCCGCACGGTCGTGTTACGTATTCATCGTCGTTGATCTGGG GTGCGATTGGGCCGGGTCGACTATTTTCTCCTGGTCAAATTTACGGGAAACTCTTATGGTTCTTTCTTGTCGGGCCTGCGCTGGTGATCGCCACGTATCTCTTGGGTCGGCGGTGGACAAGAGTCAATTACGTGTCTTGGCCAGTTGCCTTGGGTGCCATGAGCCTGGTTCCTCCTGCGACTGGAGTAAACTTCTCCTCTTGGTGGGCAACCAACGTGATTTTTAACGGACTGATCCGTCATC ATTATGTCTTGTCCGCTGCACTAGACTGTGGTGTCGCCGTCTCCACGGTCGTCATCTTTTTTTGCATCACATTGCCCGCCGGGCCGCTCAAATGGTGGGGCAACGTTGTATACACACTAACTGCTGATGGCCAAGGCACGCCGTATAAAAACCTACCTGGTCGAGGCTACTTTGGGCCCGAGCGAGGGACATGGAGCTGA
- a CDS encoding putative guanine deaminase yields MDDLNQTSSPASGLPLAFHGTAIHSRSLTELEILEKCLILVDESGTIQALERNVEDSQIYGILADHGYAPEVFPVKRLRRGQFLCPGFVDTHNHAPQWTQRGVGRGQSLIDWLNQVTFAHEAKFADVEYARRTYAACVDGFLQQGITTASYYGSHHGEATRILVDTCYEKGQRALVGKCNMNRNAPDWYRDASIDDSLDATRAFIQYVHNRDPESRLVRPVITPRFAISCDAELLSGLGSIARENPKVPIQTHFNEEEQEITFTRELFPQFSTEAELYGHYGLLNDQTILAHCIYLQEKEMDLLRQVRCGVAHCPIANTTMRDFMIAPIREYLRQGIKVGLGTDSGGGHSSSMLEAMKQAFVVSLAQKTRTNGRDQPLTLAEGFYLATHGGAQVCGLGEKIGNFDKGKEFDALEVHMVDLAVRGVNSPIEDGDSAFTIFEKFLMTGDDRNIVKVFVRGRSVKV; encoded by the coding sequence ATGGATGACTTAAACCAAACCTCATCGCCTGCGTCAGGTCTGCCCCTGGCCTTCCATGGGACTGCAATCCATTCTCGCAGCCTCACAGAACTGGAAATTCTCGAAAAGTGCCTGATTCTGGTGGATGAGTCGGGAACGATCCAAGCCCTAGAGCGAAATGTCGAGGACAGCCAAATCTATGGGATCCTCGCGGATCATGGTTATGCGCCCGAGGTCTTCCCCGTGAAGCGCCTGCGTCGGGGTCAGTTCCTCTGCCCCGGCTTTGTCGATACGCACAACCACGCGCCTCAATGGACGCAACGCGGCGTGGGCCGCGGCCAATCTCTCATCGACTGGTTAAATCAAGTCACTTTCGCCCACGAGGCAAAATTTGCCGACGTAGAGTATGCTCGCCGTACGTATGCTGCCTGCGTCGACGGGTTTCTGCAGCAAGGTATTACCACCGCATCGTACTACGGATCTCACCACGGCGAGGCGACGAGGATTCTGGTCGACACCTGTTACGAGAAGGGCCAGCGTGCTCTGGTCGGCAAATGTAACATGAATCGTAATGCGCCCGACTGGTACCGGGATGCTTCAATCGACGACTCGTTGGACGCGACACGCGCGTTCATTCAATACGTCCACAATCGGGACCCTGAAAGCAGACTGGTGAGACCAGTCATTACCCCCCGTTTCGCCATTTCATGCGATGCCGAGCTGCTGTCGGGACTGGGCTCCATCGCCCGCGAGAATCCCAAAGTGCCAATTCAGACCCACTTcaacgaggaagagcaagagaTCACCTTTACGCGAGAACTGTTTCCCCAGTTCAGCACCGAAGCCGAGCTCTATGGTCATTATGGATTACTCAATGACCAAACTATCTTGGCGCATTGCATCTATcttcaagaaaaagaaatggaccTACTTCGCCAGGTTCGTTGCGGTGTCGCCCATTGTCCCATCGCCAACACGACCATGCGAGACTTTATGATCGCTCCCATCCGAGAATACCTACGACAAGGCATTAAGGTTGGTCTCGGAACAGACAGTGGTGGTGGGCATTCCTCGTCCATGCTGGAAGCGATGAAGCAAGCATTCGTGGTATCTCTTGCTCAAAAGACGCGCACAAATGGTCGAGACCAACCCTTAACCCTCGCGGAGGGCTTCTACCTGGCGACGCACGGAGGTGCACAGGTCTGTGGTTTAGGAGAGAAGATTGGCAATTTCGACAAGGGTAAAGAATTCGATGCTCTGGAGGTGCACATGGTTGATCTGGCCGTTCGGGGGGTCAACTCACCTATTGAAGACGGCGATTCGGCATTTACAATTTTCGAGAAATTCCTAATGACGGGTGATGATCGCAACATTGTGAAAGTGTTTGTCCGAGGACGCTCGGTCAAGGTGTGA